One Drosophila santomea strain STO CAGO 1482 chromosome X, Prin_Dsan_1.1, whole genome shotgun sequence DNA segment encodes these proteins:
- the LOC120455523 gene encoding potassium voltage-gated channel protein eag isoform X12 yields the protein MPGGRRGLVAPQNTFLENIIRRSNSQPDSSFLLANAQIVDFPIVYCNESFCKISGYNRAEVMQKSCRYVCGFMYGELTDKETVGRLEYTLENQQQDQFEILLYKKNNLQCGCALSQFGKAQTQETPLWLLLQVAPIRNERDLVVLFLLTFRDITALKQPIDSEDTKGVLGLSKFAKLARSVTRSRQFSAHLPTLKDPTKQSNLAHMMSLSADIMPQYRQEAPKTPPHILLHYCAFKAIWDWVILCLTFYTAIMVPYNVAFKNKTSEDVSLLVVDSIVDVIFFIDIVLNFHTTFVGPGGEVVSDPKVIRMNYLKSWFIIDLLSCLPYDVFNAFDRDEDGIGSLFSALKVVRLLRLGRVVRKLDRYLEYGAAMLILLLCFYMLVAHWLACIWYSIGRSDADNGIQYSWLWKLANVTQSPYSYIWSNDTGPELVNGPSRKSMYVTALYFTMTCMTSVGFGNVAAETDNEKVFTICMMIIAALLYATIFGHVTTIIQQMTSATAKYHDMLNNVREFMKLHEVPKALSERVMDYVVSTWAMTKGLDTEKVLNYCPKDMKADICVHLNRKVFNEHPAFRLASDGCLRALAMHFMMSHSAPGDLLYHTGESIDSLCFIVTGSLEVIQDDEVVAILGKGDVFGDQFWKDSAVGQSAANVRALTYCDLHAIKRDKLLEVLDFYSAFANSFARNLVLTYNLRHRLIFRKVADVKREKELAERRKNEPQLPQNQDHLVRKIFSKFRRTPQVQAGSKELVGGSGQSDVEKGDGEVERTKVFPKAPKLQASQATLARQDTIDEGGEVDSSPPSRDSRVVIEGAAVTSATVGPSPPVATTSSAAASGASGVSGAPGSAGTVVAIVTKADRNLAMERERQIEMASSRATTSDTYDTGLRETPPTLAQRDLIATVLDMKVDVRLELQRMQQRIGRIEDLLGELVKRLAPGGTAGSGANAPDNSSGQTTPGDEICAGCGAGGGGGGTPTTQAPPTSVVTSPVDTVITISSPGASGSGSGAGVAGAGGAGLLNPGATVVSSAGGNGLGPLMLKKRRSKSRKAPAPPKQTLASTAGTATAAPAGVAGSGMTSSAPASADQQQQQQQQLAADQSPTTPGAELLHLRLLEEDFTAAQLPSTSSAGAGVGGGGSGSGVTPTTPPPTTTGGSGSGTPTSTTATTTPTGSGTTTRGKLDFL from the exons CGGACAGCTCGTTTCTTTTGGCCAACGCACAAATCGTCGATTTCCCGATCGTCTACTGCAATGAGTCCTTCTGCAAGATCAGCGGCTATAATCGGGCCGAGGTCATGCAGAAGTCGTGCAGGTATGT ATGCGGCTTCATGTATGGCGAGCTGACAGACAAGGAGACGGTGGGACGGCTGGAGTACACGCTGGAGAaccagcagcaggatcagTTCGAGATTTTGCTCTACAAGAAGAACA ATTTGCAGTGTGGCTGCGCCCTCTCGCAGTTTGGCAAGGCACAAACCCAAG AAACCCCATTATGGCTGCTGCTACAGGTCGCACCCATACGCAACGAACGCGACCTGGTGGTGCTCTTCCTGCTGACCTTCCGGGACATCACGGCCCTCAAGCAGCCCATCGACAGCGAGGACACCAAGGGAG TTTTAGGTCTCTCGAAGTTCGCCAAATTGGCAAGATCGGTGACCCGGAGTCGCCAGTTCAGCGCCCATCTGCCCACGCTGAAGGATCCCACGAAGCAGTCCAATCTGGCGCAT ATGATGTCCTTGAGCGCTGATATCATGCCACAGTACCGACAGGAAGCCCCCAAAACGCCGCCACACATACTCCTGCATTATTGTGCATTTAAAGCAATTTGGGACTGGGTGATATTgtgtttaacattttatacAGCCATCATG GTGCCATACAATGTagcgtttaaaaataaaacctcAGAGGATGTTTCCCTGCTCGTGGTCGATTCCATAGTCGATGTTATATTCTTTATAGATATTG TTTTAAACTTCCATACAACGTTCGTGGGTCCCGGCGGCGAGGTGGTCAGTGACCCAAAGGTGATCCGCATGAACTACCTAAAGTCGTGGTTCATTATCGACCTGCTCAGCTGCCTGCCGTACGACGTGTTCAACGCGTTCGATCGGGATGAGGACGGTATCGGTTCCCTGTTCAGTGCCCTCAAGGTCGTCCGCCTTCTGCGTCTGGGGAGGGTGGTGCGAAAACTGGACCGCTACCTGGAGTACGGAGCGGCCATGCTGATCCTGCTGCTCTGCTTCTACATGCTGGTGGCCCATTGGCTAGCCTGCATTTGGTACTCGATTGGTCGCAGCGATGCGGATAATGGG ATCCAGTACAGTTGGCTGTGGAAGCTGGCGAATGTCACCCAGTCACCGTACTCGTATATATGGAGTAATGACACCGGGCCAGAATTGGTCAATGGGCCGTCACGGAAAAGCATGTACGTGACGGCCCTATATTTCACCATGACCTGCATGACATCG GTGGGCTTTGGCAATGTCGCCGCGGAGACAGACAACGAGAAGGTGTTCACCATCTGCATGATGATCATTGCAG CTCTGCTGTATGCCACGATCTTCGGACACGTTACCACCATCATTCAGCAGATGACATCGGCCACGGCCAAGTATCACGACATGCTGAACAATGTACGCGAGTTCATGAAGCTGCACGAGGTGCCAAAGGCTCTCAGCGAACGAGTGATGGACTATGTAGTCTCTACCTGGGCCATGACCAAGGGTCTGGACACCGAGAAG GTACTAAACTATTGTCCGAAAGATATGAAGGCTGACATATGTGTTCATCTAAATCGCAAAGTATTTAACGAGCATCCGGCATTTCGTCTGGCCTCGGATGGTTGTCTCCGGGCACTGGCGATGCACTTCATGATGTCGCACTCGGCGCCGGGGGATTTGCTTTATCACACCGGCGAGAGCATCGATAGCCTATGCTTCATTGTTACCGGCAGTCTGGAGGTGATACAAGACGACGAGGTTGTGGCAATATTGG GCAAGGGCGACGTCTTCGGCGATCAATTCTGGAAGGACTCGGCCGTTGGCCAGAGTGCGGCCAATGTGCGTGCTCTGACCTATTGTGATTTGCATGCCATCAAACGTGATAAATTGCTCGAAGTCCTCGATTTCTATTCGGCATTTGCGAATAGCTTTGCACGCAATCTGGTGCTCACCTACAATCTCAGACATCGACTGATTTTTCGCAAGGTGGCCGATGTGAAGCGCGAAAAAGAATTGGCCGAACGGCGTAAGAACGAGCCGCAATTGCCCCAGAATCAGGACCATCTTGTCCGGAAGATCTTCTCAAAATTCCGTCGCACTCCGCAGGTCCAAGCGGGCAGCAAAGAGCTCGTCGGCGGATCCGGCCAAAGTGATGTCGAGAAGGGTGACGGCGAGGTGGAGCGAACTAAG GTTTTTCCCAAGGCGCCCAAGCTGCAGGCTAGCCAGGCCACTCTGGCCCGCCAGGACACCATCGACGAGGGTGGCGAGGTGGACTCCTCGCCGCCAAGTCGCGACAGTCGCGTGGTTATCGAGGGTGCAGCCGTCACCTCGGCCACCGTGGGACCATCGCCGCCAGTGGCCACCACATCCTCGGCGGCGGCGTCGGGAGCATCGGGAGTATCTGGAGCACCAGGTAGTGCTGGCACTGTGGTGGCCATTGTCACCAAAGCGGATCGTAATCTCGCCATGGAGCGGGAGCGCCAGATCGAGATGGCCAGCTCGAGGGCCACCACATCGGATACGTACGATACTGGGCTGCGCGAGACGCCGCCCACGCTGGCGCAGCGCGATCTCATCGCCACCGTGCTGGACATGAAGGTGGATGTGCGGCTGGAATTGCAGCGCATGCAGCAGCGGATTGGCCGCATCGAGGATCTGCTGGGCGAGCTGGTCAAGCGGCTGGCACCAGGTGGTACCGCCGGTAGCGGTGCCAACGCTCCGGATAACAGCAGTGGCCAGACCACGCCCGGCGACGAGATTTGCGCGGGCTGCGGTgcgggcggcggcggcggcggtaCACCCACAACACAGGCCCCCCCAACATCTGTGGTAACCAGCCCGGTGGACACTGTGATAACCATTTCATCGCCAGGAGCATCTGGTTCGGGATCGGGAGCAGGAGTAGCTGGCGCTGGTGGCGCTGGTCTGCTAAATCCGGGCGCCACAGTTGTGTCGAGCGCGGGAGGCAACGGCCTGGGGCCACTGATGCTCAAGAAGCGACGCTCGAAGAGCAGGAAAGCACCGGCGCCTCCTAAGCAGACACTCGCCTCGACGGCCGGCACCGCGACCGCAGCTCCAGCGGGCGTTGCCGGATCTGGTATGACGTCATCGGCGCCAGCGTCAGCggatcagcagcagcaacagcaacagcagctggcGGCGGATCAATCACCCACAACGCCTGGAGCGGAACTGCTGCATCTACGCCTGCTCGAAGAGGACTTTACGGCGGCCCAACTGCCTTCGACATCGTCAGCTGGCGCCGGAGTTGGTGGTGGAGGATCCGGCTCTGGTGTCACGCCCACAACACCGCCACCGACCACAACGGggggcagtggcagcggcacgcccaccagcaccacAGCCACGACCACACCCACAGGCAGTGGTACAACAACGCGCGGCAAGCTGGACTTCCTGTAG
- the LOC120455523 gene encoding potassium voltage-gated channel protein eag isoform X7 yields MPGGRRGLVAPQNTFLENIIRRSNSQPDSSFLLANAQIVDFPIVYCNESFCKISGYNRAEVMQKSCRCGFMYGELTDKETVGRLEYTLENQQQDQFEILLYKKNNLQCGCALSQFGKAQTQETPLWLLLQVAPIRNERDLVVLFLLTFRDITALKQPIDSEDTKGVLGLSKFAKLARSVTRSRQFSAHLPTLKDPTKQSNLAHMMSLSADIMPQYRQEAPKTPPHILLHYCAFKAIWDWVILCLTFYTAIMVPYNVAFKNKTSEDVSLLVVDSIVDVIFFIDIVLNFHTTFVGPGGEVVSDPKVIRMNYLKSWFIIDLLSCLPYDVFNAFDRDEDGIGSLFSALKVVRLLRLGRVVRKLDRYLEYGAAMLILLLCFYMLVAHWLACIWYSIGRSDADNGIQYSWLWKLANVTQSPYSYIWSNDTGPELVNGPSRKSMYVTALYFTMTCMTSVGFGNVAAETDNEKVFTICMMIIAALLYATIFGHVTTIIQQMTSATAKYHDMLNNVREFMKLHEVPKALSERVMDYVVSTWAMTKGLDTEKVLNYCPKDMKADICVHLNRKVFNEHPAFRLASDGCLRALAMHFMMSHSAPGDLLYHTGESIDSLCFIVTGSLEVIQDDEVVAILGKGDVFGDQFWKDSAVGQSAANVRALTYCDLHAIKRDKLLEVLDFYSAFANSFARNLVLTYNLRHRLIFRKVADVKREKELAERRKNEPQLPQNQDHLVRKIFSKFRRTPQVQAGSKELVGGSGQSDVEKGDGEVERTKLPAKLTLTEDARILSTAAAPSPSPSPSPSSGPPSARSTRASKWGRLLGSSSVDSASDTSAKVAVSRSLSARESLRESTAQARQSSTSSSNGGQGNKVFPKAPKLQASQATLARQDTIDEGGEVDSSPPSRDSRVVIEGAAVTSATVGPSPPVATTSSAAASGASGVSGAPGSAGTVVAIVTKADRNLAMERERQIEMASSRATTSDTYDTGLRETPPTLAQRDLIATVLDMKVDVRLELQRMQQRIGRIEDLLGELVKRLAPGGTAGSGANAPDNSSGQTTPGDEICAGCGAGGGGGGTPTTQAPPTSVVTSPVDTVITISSPGASGSGSGAGVAGAGGAGLLNPGATVVSSAGGNGLGPLMLKKRRSKSRKAPAPPKQTLASTAGTATAAPAGVAGSGMTSSAPASADQQQQQQQQLAADQSPTTPGAELLHLRLLEEDFTAAQLPSTSSAGAGVGGGGSGSGVTPTTPPPTTTGGSGSGTPTSTTATTTPTGSGTTTRGKLDFL; encoded by the exons CGGACAGCTCGTTTCTTTTGGCCAACGCACAAATCGTCGATTTCCCGATCGTCTACTGCAATGAGTCCTTCTGCAAGATCAGCGGCTATAATCGGGCCGAGGTCATGCAGAAGTCGTGCAG ATGCGGCTTCATGTATGGCGAGCTGACAGACAAGGAGACGGTGGGACGGCTGGAGTACACGCTGGAGAaccagcagcaggatcagTTCGAGATTTTGCTCTACAAGAAGAACA ATTTGCAGTGTGGCTGCGCCCTCTCGCAGTTTGGCAAGGCACAAACCCAAG AAACCCCATTATGGCTGCTGCTACAGGTCGCACCCATACGCAACGAACGCGACCTGGTGGTGCTCTTCCTGCTGACCTTCCGGGACATCACGGCCCTCAAGCAGCCCATCGACAGCGAGGACACCAAGGGAG TTTTAGGTCTCTCGAAGTTCGCCAAATTGGCAAGATCGGTGACCCGGAGTCGCCAGTTCAGCGCCCATCTGCCCACGCTGAAGGATCCCACGAAGCAGTCCAATCTGGCGCAT ATGATGTCCTTGAGCGCTGATATCATGCCACAGTACCGACAGGAAGCCCCCAAAACGCCGCCACACATACTCCTGCATTATTGTGCATTTAAAGCAATTTGGGACTGGGTGATATTgtgtttaacattttatacAGCCATCATG GTGCCATACAATGTagcgtttaaaaataaaacctcAGAGGATGTTTCCCTGCTCGTGGTCGATTCCATAGTCGATGTTATATTCTTTATAGATATTG TTTTAAACTTCCATACAACGTTCGTGGGTCCCGGCGGCGAGGTGGTCAGTGACCCAAAGGTGATCCGCATGAACTACCTAAAGTCGTGGTTCATTATCGACCTGCTCAGCTGCCTGCCGTACGACGTGTTCAACGCGTTCGATCGGGATGAGGACGGTATCGGTTCCCTGTTCAGTGCCCTCAAGGTCGTCCGCCTTCTGCGTCTGGGGAGGGTGGTGCGAAAACTGGACCGCTACCTGGAGTACGGAGCGGCCATGCTGATCCTGCTGCTCTGCTTCTACATGCTGGTGGCCCATTGGCTAGCCTGCATTTGGTACTCGATTGGTCGCAGCGATGCGGATAATGGG ATCCAGTACAGTTGGCTGTGGAAGCTGGCGAATGTCACCCAGTCACCGTACTCGTATATATGGAGTAATGACACCGGGCCAGAATTGGTCAATGGGCCGTCACGGAAAAGCATGTACGTGACGGCCCTATATTTCACCATGACCTGCATGACATCG GTGGGCTTTGGCAATGTCGCCGCGGAGACAGACAACGAGAAGGTGTTCACCATCTGCATGATGATCATTGCAG CTCTGCTGTATGCCACGATCTTCGGACACGTTACCACCATCATTCAGCAGATGACATCGGCCACGGCCAAGTATCACGACATGCTGAACAATGTACGCGAGTTCATGAAGCTGCACGAGGTGCCAAAGGCTCTCAGCGAACGAGTGATGGACTATGTAGTCTCTACCTGGGCCATGACCAAGGGTCTGGACACCGAGAAG GTACTAAACTATTGTCCGAAAGATATGAAGGCTGACATATGTGTTCATCTAAATCGCAAAGTATTTAACGAGCATCCGGCATTTCGTCTGGCCTCGGATGGTTGTCTCCGGGCACTGGCGATGCACTTCATGATGTCGCACTCGGCGCCGGGGGATTTGCTTTATCACACCGGCGAGAGCATCGATAGCCTATGCTTCATTGTTACCGGCAGTCTGGAGGTGATACAAGACGACGAGGTTGTGGCAATATTGG GCAAGGGCGACGTCTTCGGCGATCAATTCTGGAAGGACTCGGCCGTTGGCCAGAGTGCGGCCAATGTGCGTGCTCTGACCTATTGTGATTTGCATGCCATCAAACGTGATAAATTGCTCGAAGTCCTCGATTTCTATTCGGCATTTGCGAATAGCTTTGCACGCAATCTGGTGCTCACCTACAATCTCAGACATCGACTGATTTTTCGCAAGGTGGCCGATGTGAAGCGCGAAAAAGAATTGGCCGAACGGCGTAAGAACGAGCCGCAATTGCCCCAGAATCAGGACCATCTTGTCCGGAAGATCTTCTCAAAATTCCGTCGCACTCCGCAGGTCCAAGCGGGCAGCAAAGAGCTCGTCGGCGGATCCGGCCAAAGTGATGTCGAGAAGGGTGACGGCGAGGTGGAGCGAACTAAG CTACCAGCCAAACTGACACTGACCGAGGACGCTCGCATCCTCAGCACCGCCGCGGCGCCCTCGCCATCGCCATCCCCATCGCCCTCATCGGGTCCACCATCTGCGCGCAGTACACGGGCCAGCAAGTGGGGACGCCTCCTGGGCAGTTCAAGCGTCGATTCAGCTAGCGACACCAGCGCCAAGGTAGCCGTCTCGAGAAGTTTGAGCGCCCGCGAAAGCCTCCGAGAGAGCACCGCCCAAGCGCGGCAGAGTAGTACTTCGAGTAGCAATGGTGGACAAGGCAACAAA GTTTTTCCCAAGGCGCCCAAGCTGCAGGCTAGCCAGGCCACTCTGGCCCGCCAGGACACCATCGACGAGGGTGGCGAGGTGGACTCCTCGCCGCCAAGTCGCGACAGTCGCGTGGTTATCGAGGGTGCAGCCGTCACCTCGGCCACCGTGGGACCATCGCCGCCAGTGGCCACCACATCCTCGGCGGCGGCGTCGGGAGCATCGGGAGTATCTGGAGCACCAGGTAGTGCTGGCACTGTGGTGGCCATTGTCACCAAAGCGGATCGTAATCTCGCCATGGAGCGGGAGCGCCAGATCGAGATGGCCAGCTCGAGGGCCACCACATCGGATACGTACGATACTGGGCTGCGCGAGACGCCGCCCACGCTGGCGCAGCGCGATCTCATCGCCACCGTGCTGGACATGAAGGTGGATGTGCGGCTGGAATTGCAGCGCATGCAGCAGCGGATTGGCCGCATCGAGGATCTGCTGGGCGAGCTGGTCAAGCGGCTGGCACCAGGTGGTACCGCCGGTAGCGGTGCCAACGCTCCGGATAACAGCAGTGGCCAGACCACGCCCGGCGACGAGATTTGCGCGGGCTGCGGTgcgggcggcggcggcggcggtaCACCCACAACACAGGCCCCCCCAACATCTGTGGTAACCAGCCCGGTGGACACTGTGATAACCATTTCATCGCCAGGAGCATCTGGTTCGGGATCGGGAGCAGGAGTAGCTGGCGCTGGTGGCGCTGGTCTGCTAAATCCGGGCGCCACAGTTGTGTCGAGCGCGGGAGGCAACGGCCTGGGGCCACTGATGCTCAAGAAGCGACGCTCGAAGAGCAGGAAAGCACCGGCGCCTCCTAAGCAGACACTCGCCTCGACGGCCGGCACCGCGACCGCAGCTCCAGCGGGCGTTGCCGGATCTGGTATGACGTCATCGGCGCCAGCGTCAGCggatcagcagcagcaacagcaacagcagctggcGGCGGATCAATCACCCACAACGCCTGGAGCGGAACTGCTGCATCTACGCCTGCTCGAAGAGGACTTTACGGCGGCCCAACTGCCTTCGACATCGTCAGCTGGCGCCGGAGTTGGTGGTGGAGGATCCGGCTCTGGTGTCACGCCCACAACACCGCCACCGACCACAACGGggggcagtggcagcggcacgcccaccagcaccacAGCCACGACCACACCCACAGGCAGTGGTACAACAACGCGCGGCAAGCTGGACTTCCTGTAG
- the LOC120455523 gene encoding potassium voltage-gated channel protein eag isoform X4: MPGGRRGLVAPQNTFLENIIRRSNSQPDSSFLLANAQIVDFPIVYCNESFCKISGYNRAEVMQKSCRCGFMYGELTDKETVGRLEYTLENQQQDQFEILLYKKNNLQCGCALSQFGKAQTQETPLWLLLQVAPIRNERDLVVLFLLTFRDITALKQPIDSEDTKGVLGLSKFAKLARSVTRSRQFSAHLPTLKDPTKQSNLAHMMSLSADIMPQYRQEAPKTPPHILLHYCAFKAIWDWVILCLTFYTAIMVPYNVAFKNKTSEDVSLLVVDSIVDVIFFIDIVLNFHTTFVGPGGEVVSDPKVIRMNYLKSWFIIDLLSCLPYDVFNAFDRDEDGIGSLFSALKVVRLLRLGRVVRKLDRYLEYGAAMLILLLCFYMLVAHWLACIWYSIGRSDADNGIQYSWLWKLANVTQSPYSYIWSNDTGPELVNGPSRKSMYVTALYFTMTCMTSVGFGNVAAETDNEKVFTICMMIIAALLYATIFGHVTTIIQQMTSATAKYHDMLNNVREFMKLHEVPKALSERVMDYVVSTWAMTKGLDTEKVLNYCPKDMKADICVHLNRKVFNEHPAFRLASDGCLRALAMHFMMSHSAPGDLLYHTGESIDSLCFIVTGSLEVIQDDEVVAILGKGDVFGDQFWKDSAVGQSAANVRALTYCDLHAIKRDKLLEVLDFYSAFANSFARNLVLTYNLRHRLIFRKVADVKREKELAERRKNEPQLPQNQDHLVRKIFSKFRRTPQVQAGSKELVGGSGQSDVEKGDGEVERTKKLPAKLTLTEDARILSTAAAPSPSPSPSPSSGPPSARSTRASKWGRLLGSSSVDSASDTSAKVAVSRSLSARESLRESTAQARQSSTSSSNGGQGNKHLQLSKVFPKAPKLQASQATLARQDTIDEGGEVDSSPPSRDSRVVIEGAAVTSATVGPSPPVATTSSAAASGASGVSGAPGSAGTVVAIVTKADRNLAMERERQIEMASSRATTSDTYDTGLRETPPTLAQRDLIATVLDMKVDVRLELQRMQQRIGRIEDLLGELVKRLAPGGTAGSGANAPDNSSGQTTPGDEICAGCGAGGGGGGTPTTQAPPTSVVTSPVDTVITISSPGASGSGSGAGVAGAGGAGLLNPGATVVSSAGGNGLGPLMLKKRRSKSRKAPAPPKQTLASTAGTATAAPAGVAGSGMTSSAPASADQQQQQQQQLAADQSPTTPGAELLHLRLLEEDFTAAQLPSTSSAGAGVGGGGSGSGVTPTTPPPTTTGGSGSGTPTSTTATTTPTGSGTTTRGKLDFL; this comes from the exons CGGACAGCTCGTTTCTTTTGGCCAACGCACAAATCGTCGATTTCCCGATCGTCTACTGCAATGAGTCCTTCTGCAAGATCAGCGGCTATAATCGGGCCGAGGTCATGCAGAAGTCGTGCAG ATGCGGCTTCATGTATGGCGAGCTGACAGACAAGGAGACGGTGGGACGGCTGGAGTACACGCTGGAGAaccagcagcaggatcagTTCGAGATTTTGCTCTACAAGAAGAACA ATTTGCAGTGTGGCTGCGCCCTCTCGCAGTTTGGCAAGGCACAAACCCAAG AAACCCCATTATGGCTGCTGCTACAGGTCGCACCCATACGCAACGAACGCGACCTGGTGGTGCTCTTCCTGCTGACCTTCCGGGACATCACGGCCCTCAAGCAGCCCATCGACAGCGAGGACACCAAGGGAG TTTTAGGTCTCTCGAAGTTCGCCAAATTGGCAAGATCGGTGACCCGGAGTCGCCAGTTCAGCGCCCATCTGCCCACGCTGAAGGATCCCACGAAGCAGTCCAATCTGGCGCAT ATGATGTCCTTGAGCGCTGATATCATGCCACAGTACCGACAGGAAGCCCCCAAAACGCCGCCACACATACTCCTGCATTATTGTGCATTTAAAGCAATTTGGGACTGGGTGATATTgtgtttaacattttatacAGCCATCATG GTGCCATACAATGTagcgtttaaaaataaaacctcAGAGGATGTTTCCCTGCTCGTGGTCGATTCCATAGTCGATGTTATATTCTTTATAGATATTG TTTTAAACTTCCATACAACGTTCGTGGGTCCCGGCGGCGAGGTGGTCAGTGACCCAAAGGTGATCCGCATGAACTACCTAAAGTCGTGGTTCATTATCGACCTGCTCAGCTGCCTGCCGTACGACGTGTTCAACGCGTTCGATCGGGATGAGGACGGTATCGGTTCCCTGTTCAGTGCCCTCAAGGTCGTCCGCCTTCTGCGTCTGGGGAGGGTGGTGCGAAAACTGGACCGCTACCTGGAGTACGGAGCGGCCATGCTGATCCTGCTGCTCTGCTTCTACATGCTGGTGGCCCATTGGCTAGCCTGCATTTGGTACTCGATTGGTCGCAGCGATGCGGATAATGGG ATCCAGTACAGTTGGCTGTGGAAGCTGGCGAATGTCACCCAGTCACCGTACTCGTATATATGGAGTAATGACACCGGGCCAGAATTGGTCAATGGGCCGTCACGGAAAAGCATGTACGTGACGGCCCTATATTTCACCATGACCTGCATGACATCG GTGGGCTTTGGCAATGTCGCCGCGGAGACAGACAACGAGAAGGTGTTCACCATCTGCATGATGATCATTGCAG CTCTGCTGTATGCCACGATCTTCGGACACGTTACCACCATCATTCAGCAGATGACATCGGCCACGGCCAAGTATCACGACATGCTGAACAATGTACGCGAGTTCATGAAGCTGCACGAGGTGCCAAAGGCTCTCAGCGAACGAGTGATGGACTATGTAGTCTCTACCTGGGCCATGACCAAGGGTCTGGACACCGAGAAG GTACTAAACTATTGTCCGAAAGATATGAAGGCTGACATATGTGTTCATCTAAATCGCAAAGTATTTAACGAGCATCCGGCATTTCGTCTGGCCTCGGATGGTTGTCTCCGGGCACTGGCGATGCACTTCATGATGTCGCACTCGGCGCCGGGGGATTTGCTTTATCACACCGGCGAGAGCATCGATAGCCTATGCTTCATTGTTACCGGCAGTCTGGAGGTGATACAAGACGACGAGGTTGTGGCAATATTGG GCAAGGGCGACGTCTTCGGCGATCAATTCTGGAAGGACTCGGCCGTTGGCCAGAGTGCGGCCAATGTGCGTGCTCTGACCTATTGTGATTTGCATGCCATCAAACGTGATAAATTGCTCGAAGTCCTCGATTTCTATTCGGCATTTGCGAATAGCTTTGCACGCAATCTGGTGCTCACCTACAATCTCAGACATCGACTGATTTTTCGCAAGGTGGCCGATGTGAAGCGCGAAAAAGAATTGGCCGAACGGCGTAAGAACGAGCCGCAATTGCCCCAGAATCAGGACCATCTTGTCCGGAAGATCTTCTCAAAATTCCGTCGCACTCCGCAGGTCCAAGCGGGCAGCAAAGAGCTCGTCGGCGGATCCGGCCAAAGTGATGTCGAGAAGGGTGACGGCGAGGTGGAGCGAACTAAG AAGCTACCAGCCAAACTGACACTGACCGAGGACGCTCGCATCCTCAGCACCGCCGCGGCGCCCTCGCCATCGCCATCCCCATCGCCCTCATCGGGTCCACCATCTGCGCGCAGTACACGGGCCAGCAAGTGGGGACGCCTCCTGGGCAGTTCAAGCGTCGATTCAGCTAGCGACACCAGCGCCAAGGTAGCCGTCTCGAGAAGTTTGAGCGCCCGCGAAAGCCTCCGAGAGAGCACCGCCCAAGCGCGGCAGAGTAGTACTTCGAGTAGCAATGGTGGACAAGGCAACAAA CATTTACAATTAAGCAAA GTTTTTCCCAAGGCGCCCAAGCTGCAGGCTAGCCAGGCCACTCTGGCCCGCCAGGACACCATCGACGAGGGTGGCGAGGTGGACTCCTCGCCGCCAAGTCGCGACAGTCGCGTGGTTATCGAGGGTGCAGCCGTCACCTCGGCCACCGTGGGACCATCGCCGCCAGTGGCCACCACATCCTCGGCGGCGGCGTCGGGAGCATCGGGAGTATCTGGAGCACCAGGTAGTGCTGGCACTGTGGTGGCCATTGTCACCAAAGCGGATCGTAATCTCGCCATGGAGCGGGAGCGCCAGATCGAGATGGCCAGCTCGAGGGCCACCACATCGGATACGTACGATACTGGGCTGCGCGAGACGCCGCCCACGCTGGCGCAGCGCGATCTCATCGCCACCGTGCTGGACATGAAGGTGGATGTGCGGCTGGAATTGCAGCGCATGCAGCAGCGGATTGGCCGCATCGAGGATCTGCTGGGCGAGCTGGTCAAGCGGCTGGCACCAGGTGGTACCGCCGGTAGCGGTGCCAACGCTCCGGATAACAGCAGTGGCCAGACCACGCCCGGCGACGAGATTTGCGCGGGCTGCGGTgcgggcggcggcggcggcggtaCACCCACAACACAGGCCCCCCCAACATCTGTGGTAACCAGCCCGGTGGACACTGTGATAACCATTTCATCGCCAGGAGCATCTGGTTCGGGATCGGGAGCAGGAGTAGCTGGCGCTGGTGGCGCTGGTCTGCTAAATCCGGGCGCCACAGTTGTGTCGAGCGCGGGAGGCAACGGCCTGGGGCCACTGATGCTCAAGAAGCGACGCTCGAAGAGCAGGAAAGCACCGGCGCCTCCTAAGCAGACACTCGCCTCGACGGCCGGCACCGCGACCGCAGCTCCAGCGGGCGTTGCCGGATCTGGTATGACGTCATCGGCGCCAGCGTCAGCggatcagcagcagcaacagcaacagcagctggcGGCGGATCAATCACCCACAACGCCTGGAGCGGAACTGCTGCATCTACGCCTGCTCGAAGAGGACTTTACGGCGGCCCAACTGCCTTCGACATCGTCAGCTGGCGCCGGAGTTGGTGGTGGAGGATCCGGCTCTGGTGTCACGCCCACAACACCGCCACCGACCACAACGGggggcagtggcagcggcacgcccaccagcaccacAGCCACGACCACACCCACAGGCAGTGGTACAACAACGCGCGGCAAGCTGGACTTCCTGTAG